A genomic window from Babylonia areolata isolate BAREFJ2019XMU chromosome 9, ASM4173473v1, whole genome shotgun sequence includes:
- the LOC143285625 gene encoding uncharacterized protein LOC143285625 — protein sequence MSSWYRISSRFRMSPWYRISSRFRMSPWYRISSRFRIISSRFRMSPWYRISSRFRMSPW from the exons ATGTCATCATGGTATAGAATATCATCCCGGTTCAGAATGTCACCATGGTATAGAATATCATCCCGGTTCAGAATGTCACCATGGTATAGAATATCATCCCGGTTCAGAAT AATATCATCTCGGTTCAGAATGTCACCATGGTACAGAATATCATCTCGGTTCAGAATGTCACCATGG